The sequence below is a genomic window from Candidatus Zixiibacteriota bacterium.
AGGTCACCTCGGCAAGCGGGAGTGACAGACTCAGCAAGTTTAAACTTTCCTTTGCGCCTTATTTCACGCAGGTTACAACAGTTTCATATTGTCGATAAGACGAACGTTATAGAGCCGCACCGCCAGCGAGCAAACGCAGTTTTTTCGAATCGGGTTTAGCGGCTCCAGCGTTTCGAGATCTGTGAAGGCAATGTAGTCGATTTCGGCCGTGGGGCAGATAGACTTGATGACCAGTTCCATCTCGGCGCGGAGGATATCAGGGTCTAATACATTCTCTGCAACCAGCGCCTTTGCCCGCAGCAATGCCCGATATAGACAGACTGCATCTTGACGCTGCTGCGGCGAGAAGTAACTGTTGCGGGATGACATAGCCAGACCATCTTTCTCGCGCACGGTCGGGGCGACAACAAATCTTATCGGATAATTCAGGTCAGCGGTCATCTGTTTCAGCACCACGACCTGCTGAAAGTCTTTCATGCCGAATATGGCGACATCAGGGCGCGTTATGTTGAAAAGCTTGGCGACGATTGTGGCAACCCCCAGAAAGTGACCGGGCCGGGCCTTTCCTTCTAATGTCCTGGTCAGCTTTTGAACGTCGACAAAGGTTTGAAAATTTTCGTGGTAGATATCTTTCGCCTTCGGAATAAAAACGATATCGCCGCCGGCGCCTTTGATTTTGGCGAGGTCAGATTTTTCATCTCGGGGATAGCGCGAGAAATCTTCATCGGCGGCGAACTGGGTCGGATTGACAAAAATGCTGGTTATGACCCGGTCGGACTGTTTTCTGGCTCGCCTGATGAGTGCGAGATGCCCGTCATGCAAAAATCCCATTGTCGGCACCAGCGCCAGGCTTTTCCCTTTAGCGGCAAGGAAGCGGCAGTGCTTTTGCATCTGGCGAATCGAGCGGATTATTATCATAGATTAGAGGTACTCAAGGCTGATTTTTCCGGAATTGAGACGGGCATAGCTGAAATGCT
It includes:
- the panC gene encoding pantoate--beta-alanine ligase, coding for MIIIRSIRQMQKHCRFLAAKGKSLALVPTMGFLHDGHLALIRRARKQSDRVITSIFVNPTQFAADEDFSRYPRDEKSDLAKIKGAGGDIVFIPKAKDIYHENFQTFVDVQKLTRTLEGKARPGHFLGVATIVAKLFNITRPDVAIFGMKDFQQVVVLKQMTADLNYPIRFVVAPTVREKDGLAMSSRNSYFSPQQRQDAVCLYRALLRAKALVAENVLDPDILRAEMELVIKSICPTAEIDYIAFTDLETLEPLNPIRKNCVCSLAVRLYNVRLIDNMKLL